The following proteins are encoded in a genomic region of Dasypus novemcinctus isolate mDasNov1 chromosome 21, mDasNov1.1.hap2, whole genome shotgun sequence:
- the LOC131275128 gene encoding olfactory receptor 1A1-like, with protein MRKENQSSTLYFILLGVSSQQAQENFFFAFFLFIYPVTVMGNLLIICAIRSDIRLHNPMYFFLANLSLVDIFFSSVTVPKKLTNHLFGSRVISFRGCMTQMHFMLFLANTDSYILAVMAYDRAVAISRPLHYTTIMNPRSCFLLNVGPWVIGMANSLPHTLLTASLSFCGNHEVANFYCEIKALLKLSCSDIHFNVKVLYMGASAFCVPLICIIISYVRVFSTVLRVPSTKGVVKAFSTCGSHLTVVSLYYGTVMGIYFRPLTSYNLKDAVITVMYVAVTPMLNPFIYSLRNQDMKAALGKLFSKRMSSQ; from the coding sequence ATGAGGAAAGAAAACCAGTCCTCTACCCTGTATTTCATCCTCCTGGGAGTTAGCAGTCAGCAGGCACAAGAAAATTTCTTCTTCGCCTTCTTCCTATTCATCTACCCCGTCACAGTGATGGGAAACCTGCTCATCATCTGTGCTATTCGCTCTGATATTCGTCTTCACaaccccatgtactttttccttgcCAACCTCTCCTTGGTTGACatctttttctcatctgtaactgTCCCTAAGAAGCTCACAAACCATCTCTTTGGCAGCAGAGTCATCTCCTTTAGGGGATGCATGACACAGATGCATTTCATGCTTTTCTTGGCTAACACTGACAGCTATATCTTAGCTGTGATGGCATATGATCGTGCTGTGGCCATCAGCCGTCCTCTTCATTACACAACAATTATGAACCCGAGGTCTTGTTTCCTGCTTAACGTTGGGCCTTGGGTGATTGGAATGGCCAATTCCCTGCCACACACTCTACTCACAGCCAGTCTGTCCTTCTGCGGCAACCACGAAGTGGCCAACTTTTACTGTGAAATTAAAGCTTTGCTCAAGTTGTCCTGCTCTGACATCCACTTTAATGTGAAAGTCTTGTACATGGGAGCTAGTGCTTTCTGCGTGCCATTAATATGCATCATTATCTCCTATGTTCGGGTCTTCTCCACAGTCTTACGGGTTCCATCCACTAAGGGTGTGGTCAAAGCCTTCTCCACCTGTGGCTCCCACCTTACTGTTGTTTCTTTGTATTATGGGACAGTGATGGGTATTTATTTCCGCCCTCTGACTAGTTACAACCTGAAGGATGCAGTGATAACTGTGATGTACGTGGCAGTGACCCCAATGCTAAATCCTTTCATCTATAGTCTGAGAAACCAGGATATGAAGGCTGCCTTGGGGAAACTCTTCAGCAAGAGAATGTCCTCACAATGA